Genomic window (Deltaproteobacteria bacterium):
ATCCCCACGTCGTCTTTGTATTCCCCATCCTTCCAGTAATAGAGGAGTTTTTTACCGTTGATGCCTCCGGCCTCATTGGCCATATCCACGGCATCCTTCATGGCATCCTGTCCGTGGATCCCGGCAAAGGCAAAACGGCCGGTAAAGGGATGGACGGCACAAATGGTGTAAGTCTG
Coding sequences:
- a CDS encoding ABC transporter substrate-binding protein, whose product is MKKALMIILTIVMGLSLYSFYPAQAQQTYTICAVHPFTGRFAFAGIHGQDAMKDAVDMANEAGGINGKKLLYYWKDGEYKDDVG